Genomic window (Helianthus annuus cultivar XRQ/B chromosome 3, HanXRQr2.0-SUNRISE, whole genome shotgun sequence):
CCAACCTAGGTGTTTTAAAGACTTTGTCTTGCCAATGTCCGTGTTAGTTTCAGGTCGCACCCACAAACATGTTTAGATTAATCCATTTATTTAATTTTCATATATTTTGTGTTAAGTATCAACCTAAACTATTTGTGTATGTTTCATTCATGCCAAACTCTAAAGGgtataaaaataaattaattaaaactTTAGACATAATTGCTTCGGTGAAACAATAATATTAATATGTAAATTTAGAATTTTAGAGTATTAATatgcaaaaaaataataataataaaaaaataactaagtagAAGTTATCTAAAGTTAAATGGGTCATGTTCGTGTCAACCCACGGATACACatgtaaaattttcgggttcgtgCAGGGTTCGACCCAAACCAACCAATGTTGACCTATATCGAACAATTACGAGTTATGATCCGTTATCTGGCCTCCCAACCCATTACCCAATGCCTGATATGGAAACCAACTTATGTTGACCCATATCAAAAAGGcacccgttttgacccattacccaacccaacccatcGCCAATTTCACCCCCTCTAGTCAACTCATTAAGAAAAGAATTCTTACTTTTGATGTGTTTcaagattcatcatcatcatcatccgaAGCAGGCGGTCTTCGACTAAACTGAAACAAACTACGTGGGCCCGGTTCAGAACCCGACTCACCATCAACATCACCATCCCTAACCTCACCATCAGATCCCTCACCCCACAAACGTCTCCTTGTACGTCTCTGAACCGACACGAGCGCCCTGTTTCCAGGTTGAAAAACCCTAATAAGAAAGAAAACGGTCAaccaaccaccatcatcaaacgATAAATCATTAGTACTATCTTCATCCAATTCCCGTTCTTCGCCAATAGACGACTGAAGTGTACTCAATAAATCCCCTAAATCTCGTCTTCTTTCCATCCTTCTCCAATCTTGTTGCCTCGTAGGGTCCACTTCCGACGGCCTTACAAACGGATGCACCAATCTCGCATGCTTCCGTAAATCCTTATACGTCCCTGTGAAATCACATGTTTCGCTCGCACAGCTTCGTGTCTTCGTGTTCATAAACAAACGGGCCGGGTCAACAACAACCCACCCGTTGACCTCCCCGCGGCACAGAGGACACACCATCTTTGACTTCTCATCGGTTCCAGTCAAAGGGATGGAcggttgactttgactttgttcAGTTGATGGGCCTGACAGGTGACTTTCGGAGAAGGTTTTACGAAACTGGTCGAAGCAGTTTGAGTGGCGGTAGCTTGTGTCACACATGTAAGGACGACAACCGTTATTGTGTGAAGAACATAATAAAAGGATTGCATTGTGAGGGTGTTCCATACAAACAGGACAGCGGGTGTCTTCCCATTCTTTCAGACTTTCTTCGTTCTCTAACGGGCTGTTGACCAGTGATTGTTTTGTTTGACTCGTGCTGCATCGGTATGGAGAAAATTTAGACTTACCGATAGATACTGAACGGTCTCTTCTCTCCTTTGGCATGATTATGTCtgtatatacatatattcacGCAAACATTTGTAATTTCAATCTTTATTCATCTATAAATTCAcaaatcaaataagtgagtaGAATTGCAAAAcaagtaaatcccacaaatagcaaactTATcgatagggtctggggagggtgagatgtaggcaaaccttacctctacccctaaagatagagaggctgcttccagtgagacccaaCCAATAACAACAGCTTTGAAGAAGTATATGGTACAAATAGACAAAATCATAACAACCTATAAACTTTGCTACCAAAAACTAACTTACGTAAATTCCACCTAATATGTATGAAAATATAGGATCCAATGACACTCCTAAGACGAAAACAGTCTCCTCCCTAaaagtccttaaccttaatcTTACGTCTCCAAGAACTCCTATCAtggaccatgtcctcagagaGGTGCAACCCTATTAAATCTAGCCTAATCCGCTCATTCCAGGTCAACTTGGGTCTGCCTCTACTCCTCCTCCCCTCCACAATGAGGTTTTCAACCGCTCTAACCGGCTCTGACATATGCCtcctcttcacatgcccaaaccatctcaatctcccttCCTTTTTCCTTTATCTTATCTGATATACTAGCTACTCCAGACCTTctctaaaaacctcatttcttatccggTCTAATCTTGTGTGCCCACACATCCACCTTAGCATCCTCATCTCTGCCACATCCATCTTGTGAGCTTGTGTTTTCTTGATACCCCAACAGTCTGTCCCGTACAACATAGCAGGTCTTATAGCAACCTTATAAATGCCATTAGAAGAACTGTTTATAGTCTGCTTCGGCCGGTTTTGACAAACAGTTAGGGCTTGAACCGCTAACTACAAATCAAACCAGCCGGTTTTACAGGTTTGACGGTTTAATGATTAGGTTTCCGCGGTTTAATGGTTTGAACCAAACTTTTTTAAAATCACTAGTTTGTATAAAAAATTTATAATCCTAAGGATGGTAGATATGTATAATACATATGCATAACTACACacaaaaataatgaaaaaaaataaaatatataaataacaaaGTTTCAAACCAGACCAAACCATTAAACCGCCAACCAGCGAAACCCAACCCGTTTGGATCTCGAACGGGTGAAACCAAACGATCCGCTTCGGTTTGAGCGGTCTAAATTCAAAAAACAGAGAATGCAGCAACATCATCATACAAAAACCTAATCAAACAAACATAAGTGAAAACTCTACTATTGGAAAAAAAAACTCTCGATcaataacttaatatacaaaagtCACACTCAAAAGAagaagagtaaattacttttttaagtccttgtgttttagtgattttaaccactttagtccaaaatcaaaaaaGTTTAACGTCCTAAGTTCCTAAcagttcattttataacgttttgagtccaattttgttcattttataacgttttgagtccggttttattaaaaaaattggactcaaaaggactgaaattgttataaaaaaagcGTTTAGAAACTCATAACGTCCCGAGTCCATAAccgttcattttataacgttttgagtccaattctgttcattttataacgttttgagtccagttttattaaaaaaattggactcaaaaggttaaaactTGGACTCAAATGGTAGAAACTCATAACATTAAACATTTGGATTTTGGACTCAATTAATTTACACAAAAGAAGAATTAGAATGATATCGGTTTAGCCCCAATTGATTACAAAGTACAAACCCTAAAATCAGATTAAAACCCTAAAACACGCACACTAACACAGTACATAGCATCATCAATAATCTTAGAAACAAAACACAGATAACTAACAGATCCGATTAGTAATCGAACATTACAAAAGAATTATATGAACGATATTGTAAAATATTTACctaaaaaaacttattttttatgcGTTTGTCGATCCCCGGTGACTGTACAAGATTGATCTGCAATGAATCAACAAAGCGATTAAGAACCTTTGAGTGATTATGACAGCAAGAGATCCATCACACACGAGATTCGATATATATGtacagaaaaagaagaagaagtagCTGTTGGGCTGACGTGGAAAAGCAGTGTTCGTTCGTGGCCCCGATGGTCgattgtttgaattttgaatcctATATTTATTTTGGTTTAAGTCGGCGCCTTGTCATGTGGTATGTAGAATacttaaaagagtaaattacaattttcATCGATATTGTAATGAATAGCCTTTTGATTTTAATAAttaaagttataattatttgtaaaactcattacatCGTAGATTCTTtaaaactaacctagttaaaattttcagttaatcCTATTCATTTAAGGGTATTCTAGTCATTTCACGGTTTATCTGAAATGCTTCtcaataaataaaaccaaaaatataacatataaaccACATCTCATTTCATCATCTTTAAACTCTCTCCCTTTCTAGATTAAAACAatcaccaccgtcaccaccaccggTTATGACTACCACCATCGCCCCGCTTCTACAACCACCGTCACTTATTTAAACTCTCTCTATAAACCTAAACATTAAGCCTCGCTTCAGTACTAACAACAGTTGAACCCTTTTTCTAGTAGTGAATTGGACAAATTTAGGGATCGGCAGAGCGCCaagaattaaataaataaataacaggCTCTTCACCACATAATTATTTACCATATAATCAACATTACTAGAATCAGCAACAACATTAATAAAACCCGGACATAAAACCATATcattattaaccaaatcagccccaCAAGTATTAGTTTTCTGCCCAATTTGAGTTGCTGGACGCTTTCTATCTATTTTGGTTGTGTGTTGGATCAGATCCTTAGGGATCAGGTCGGAGGTACTCCCCTGCCATAACAACACTTTTCCCCCACCCTCTCGACAGATCTGCAATTTATAGATCTGGCTTCTCAACGTCCCCATCAACATCGCCTCTCATCCACCCTCTGAAAAAAACCTTCCTGCTATGGCAACCAATCACCAATCAACTGCCGCAAATAGAACAAGAAAATAGAAAAATTAAGGTCGACTGGTGGTACTCATGGTGTTGGATGGTTGACGGAAAAGAAGGAtgtagagggagagagagagagagagagagagagagagagagagagagaaataaaGAATGTTACGGTGGTGGTGCTAGGGCGGTTGTGTAGATGGTagtgggtttagggtttagggtttctAGATCGTCATTCAGATTTGTATGAGGGTGGTTAGTGGTGATTGCAGGTGGTGGTTAGTGCTAGTTGTGTGATGGTGGTtagtggtggttggtggtggtgggtgcAGGACTGCAGGTAGGGAGAGAAAGATGAGTTTGATTTGAAAGGGGTTTTAACACATATATGGATTaatgttttgtttattattttttaataaatagGTAAAAAGACGTTATACTCTCATGTGAAATgcacatgactagatttaaccATGAAAAGTAACCAAGTTAAGATTTAAAGGACCTAGAGTGTAATGGGTTTTGCAAATacaggattgtgactgtaattattgaagttaaaggctatccattgcaatttgatgcaaacataaaggacgaaaagtgtaatttacccataattaaaaaataaaattcacTCAAGTCATTATTTTATGAAATGCTGACTGCTGAGATAGTTGTCACTATCGGAAGGCTGGTAGACTGGGTCGGCCCTCATAATTCGCGTATCTTTTTCAAGCTCGAAAAAAATGCTTTTATGTCTTCACATCTAAATAATTGACAAAGTTTCAAACAAATTAAGCTAACCCCTAAATGATCAACAAACAATGTCAAATAACACCTAAATAACCAACACTTAACGACAATTAACAACATTTAATATTCagaaattaattaattaatcatacatGTTTCAACAAATTAAGTTAAAACACAGTTACACAGGGCCTGGGGTCGATGACTGATCACTGATGTCTGATGACTCGATGTTCAACAATCAACAGCGCCTGGAATTCGATAAAATgccacaccctgatttcccggtGGGCCTGGACTTGGggttgatgcgtgtgtagtgtaatatattttaggtgtatattttaagccctttttacacttttttagccaagttttaaatttataaaacacgatatttactaacactaaacacacatatgggcaagtgcacccatcgtggacgtagtatagtgttggtaagataccgaggtcgtccaaggacacaagagcttttagtaccggtttatcctcaacgtctaatcaaatcaaaaagttagaaaaaagagtttttaaactagaaaaataaaactaactaaaatgctgaaaagtaaaataaaagtaaaaacagatagacaagttgaatcacttggatccgactcgtgtgtagtgtaacctttgattattttcgcacttttacacttgtttaagagattaacttagttattgtagtaggcccctcttttgaaggtgatgttactctcaacccagtagtttgagtcagcaaggatacaatcctaaagggtcggattattgaaagataattaattaagttattaatgcataatgtggtaggcccctcttttgaaggcgacgttaccctcggctaagtagtctgagtcagcagggatacagtcctaagtagtcgggttaaagttttaatagtagtttaacttatgaggggatcaaagagtttggacccctgccatccaataccggtgggtattgaaggaggtcctactaaatttgacccaggtcctttgcaggatctatacactaaacaatggcaagactcttaccaaaccgttcccttaacccccgaccaggtagccaacatacctccatatagaccgtggagatatgaatggtgaaagtcttttattttgtatagacagtaaaataatgccaagacaccacggacaaacgataaggaagaatcaccttcaacataagaaactagttattaaagtcattaatacataaccaattaaaaagtgaaaaagattacaaataaaaagtattacactaaacacttgtcttcaccaagtgatgtaagagacttaggcaaacatggcctttgattgtcaagaactcttacgatcaatcttggatcccgagacgactcacacactctatgatggacaatggatgatggtggtggatgatggtgttgtgatggtggtgggtggtgggtgaagtgtgagagaggtggtgtgccaagggatgagttgcaagagctccaagcactcctatttataggctgaacagaagctcgggcacggccccgtgtccatcctcctctctttcttcattaaatgcagtttgtctacattagttgaccacgcccccgtgtccgctgagcacgaccccgtgtgcagaagcatatctgtactatcaagatttgcctggattccgcgaatcttacaGTTGActacggccccgtgtccgctgagcatggccccgtggtgcgcgatggaagcttctacaactttgtcttttctactgacacttgggcacgcccccgtgctcactgagcatggggcgtgttcagtcttctgtcttcttgttctgcttgggaagatgctgtcgggaggtcgggcatgccacgtttgctccttttcttgtatttatgttagatttagctgcctttttgcttcttttgtttatttgagctcatttaatcctgaaaatacaaaaggaagacaaaagcacactttttccaacattagtactaaaaaatggttagttttatgccacaattgatgtaatttatatgttgcattttgtgcacatcaaatacccccacacttgaatctttgcttgtcctcaagcaaaactctttataatgtggctttttcactcccaaatggaatgggtagaagagaaggtttttgggcttgtcatagtgtgtcgggatttccaagattctttaagttttatttttatttatttacaatcctattcatcatgatttattaaaaacgtttcataagataaattacttattagggcataacatgcctttttaaaattccatttatatacaagttcacatacctcacgggggatcactcaacactcgaccgaaggtgtatttttagtgaatcactcgagagcggcatggaacttactcctaccataagcttgccaagcaatcaatcctccttctttttaactatatacctttgtaaatatcaagaggactttttgggtgaagggttaggcttaggctaaaggtgggtgattgggttagtggttagtaaaagggcgaaaagcgtaaaaagcgtcggtttttgaaagactttttatttttcacaatttattttattttgatgaaccatttctttcaaacaaagttatttttgatgaacttgtttgtttatttggtttcatcatcatttttttttaagaagtcataagaaaaaccgagctttgttactaaaagaaagggtaaaaataaaaaaaaaagtttaggtgggtaaaaagggtgattgttttgggttaagaaataaaaaggtttaggctcaaaggggttaactagggggattttgggtaggtaataaaaaaatgaaaaataatggtgtagaaagaaaaagagttagtcctaatgcctccatcatttatttactcgggtttaagttggtaaggaccgggaatgcattatcgtggcaagttctagagtcgtaagaaccaagcggctattcacacaagaaacgaaaaatgagcatttagtgtaaagatatgtatttgtatgctcaataaaggctcaaaactcacttttgtgggaatgggtttttatgtgatcaagtatttataatcaaattttaactaagcttgtcatgccgtttcataattttcttatgttgtttctttttatcacgacgctatcggttgtaaatttgtaaaaataccttgttagaacttgaaattcctaacttaaacctagacaagtaaaaagaaaatgaaaaattttggaaaaaatttgggatgattagcagttccaatagagttttgtgtaaggcttgttaattaggacttgcaagattcaaagttttagcatccccccccccacacacacacacttaaattacacattgtcctcaacgtgtcccaaaaataagtttttaggttgattgaatgtgtaaaagggtgttaaaagcaaaattttatgttactgggcgccTGGACACGACCCCATGTCGGATAGACActaccccgtgttcaggtgccagtaacgaaaacttacagaaggtggacacgggggcgtgttggctggacacgaccccgtgtcttgCAAAAATCTGTagaaattaaacaaacagcaggtctgggaggtgggcacgggggcgtgtcggctggacacgaccccgtgtagacattctgcaaggttgaaaaacaggtttctagctccggttttcctgtcctggctttagtagtactaatgtttagtactctaagcctcgtatgtacctgttttatcaataaatgccacaccaaacaataccaaacatcctagattaccaagttcaacatccaaaccaccaagttaaaaataaaaacaaaagcagaaaataaaaagaagttagggaaagtaaattgtttaacacttggcacgcaggccagAAATTGTTTGATAGAAAAGGGGGGTTTAACCTATGGGATCACCAACCACCTGCTCCTGCTCCTACTtcacccgcctagtccatgtcttcatcactgtcctcgtcatcacctcctcctccatgccccgccatgtactcccggatgcttctgatgtcatcttggatatcggagatgtttctttcaatggctccgacccggttgtatgtgttgttggcgaggttgtaggtgttcctggtgcacataaggttttcctgcaaaagatcatgtaaactctgaaagttaggaaaaccacctccttgtgaggaggattggcccggatcaccgtgagggtggtactggtagtggggaggttgttgaaactgtggagcgttaaggactagcgcctcttgcgggttctatgcatgcccttgcatcctctgaaagctaaccgacccgtcttctgcctcatagattaggttcatggagcggcagatgtgtacatcgactcgtcccgaccatgggctcctttcgaaagacctaggtatgttcacgaagtgcttgaagaggcggtacacccaccCCCCGAAGAAGAAAGGGTTTGGTGCATGAGctagccggttcagatgcatgtttcggagcaggagaaacggaacatcgaggtgtcttcgggtatgaatgcagtgaaggactatcaaatctctcaacccaacaacaCCACCACTATCATGCCTTTGGCTTAGAGAGTAACCGAGGACCCTATGGATGTATCGGTAGAGTGGGTCCCTCAacttggtactctttgtgctgcttgggttgtagtgcccttcaccaatctgagcccacgCGGCTTCGCGCTCGTTCTCATCCAAATCTCGCACCCCTCTGGTGTTCTCTTCACTCCCCGAATCTTCCTCCGTATACAGCCcaactattgccccgaattgtgccATTGAGATCGAGTACTTCGTTCCACTACATTGGAATGCCACCCCATCATTGTCGAAagggtcgcaccttgaattgaaagtgaaggtgctatagaactccatagtGCACTCATGGACGAAGCGAAGTCTAGTGGTTAGGGCAATCCTTagtgggccggtaacgaggttgttaaaccggtcaagttggttcaccatggctaagagatccgtgcacacttgtcttgggtattcttccggtcttgtttgaagtttgtcatatctggccctagcatcgagctcatttgcgttgaatcttgtgaacttcttcgacatctgaaagaatacactaAAAGTTAGCACGAAATAATGAAATttttcggagaaaactgaaaacagtgggctggacacggccccgtgctcagcgggcacgaccccgtgtccaagCGTCTGTTACtaaaaaattccatttttcgacccggccccgaaaacttgaaaatttttggtcaagtatgtgcggtttcccccgaaaatgaaacctcaagtgccgtttttctcaaaacaaaccgtttaccccttcgattttatctttttcggttcaaaaataagggtttggggtttttgtgagaaatcgggcaaatctatcaacaatgcAGGTGGGTTTACTTTCCATAACACTAATCTATACTAATGCTAAtagatttatgcaaaaatttgaggtttgatccggatgaacttcaagaaccctagattttcccccaaatttttggtgttttaactacatgcaagtaactaatctaactactaatgatgatagaatcataccttgatgttgttagaacaACAGGAGACGttgaaaatctgcagaaaatcgcctggaccagagcATTTTGTGGGGAAACGGGGCTTatggaatgatgtaactgttatGAGAAAGGGGtattatcccgacagttgcgcggacatggccccgtgccgagcaaagttttaaatatatatatatatatatatatatatatagagagagagagagagagagaggccagttatcatacaaataacctaatcgtacattatgtacgcgtcGTCCACAACCGTCGGATCATCTTTCTTAAACAACGCCTTTTTCTATTAAAAATGTCAACATAGGATTAATAAAAAggaaaccgccaaggttaaaatcgtcaaatttaagatcaaagcACCTGATAAACGGCGAACAAAACCTCAAAAATCATAACGTAAAAAATCATAACGTAAGATcctaaatcaaaaccaaaaccgaaATTATAACAATTAACCAAAAATCAAACGATTCTTATTCACCAAATCGATCGATTCCTATTTCACCAAACTCTTATGAGAAAATGAACTTCTGATGAATTTAGAAATTCTGTATGCACTGactatcgaagaagatgatgcagaTTGACAAATCATGTGCGAAAACGTCGATAATGCAAATGCGAATTCGGTATAAAAAGAATTCTT
Coding sequences:
- the LOC110889339 gene encoding uncharacterized protein LOC110889339, whose product is MPKERRDRSVSIGKSKFSPYRCSTSQTKQSLVNSPLENEESLKEWEDTRCPVCMEHPHNAILLLCSSHNNGCRPYMCDTSYRHSNCFDQFRKTFSESHLSGPSTEQSQSQPSIPLTGTDEKSKMVCPLCRGEVNGWVVVDPARLFMNTKTRSCASETCDFTGTYKDLRKHARLVHPFVRPSEVDPTRQQDWRRMERRRDLGDLLSTLQSSIGEERELDEDSTNDLSFDDGGWLTVFFLIRVFQPGNRALVSVQRRTRRRLWGEGSDGEVRDGDVDGESGSEPGPRSLFQFSRRPPASDDDDDES